The Streptomyces cathayae DNA segment GGCCTCACCGTGGACGCCGAGGGCTGCGTGTGGGTGGCGCTGTGGGACGGCGCCGCGGTCCGCCGCTACACCCCGTCCGGCGCCCTGGACCGGGTAGTGGAACTCCCGGTGCCCCGCGTCACGGCCTGTGCCTTCGGCGGCCCCGGCCTGAGCGACCTGTACGTCACCACGGCCCGCGTGGGCCTGGCCTCCCCGCCCCCGCTCGCCGGCTCCCTCCTGGTGGTCCCGGACGCGGGCAGGGGGCTCGCCCCGCCCGCCTTCGCGGGCTGACGGCGCGGCGGGGCACGGGCAGCCCGATGGCCGGGGCGGCCACCGGCACGGCGCCGGGAACCCGGGAGCCCGGAGAGCGAGGCCCGGGTCCATCGACGACCTCCCCGCTCGAAGCGGCGTGCCGCCAGCGGGCGGGACGAGTGAAGCCGGTCGGGCGCCGCCGTGCCGGACATGCCGTCGTGCCCCGGCGGTCCGCCACGAGCAGGAGAGGGTCACCCGGACGTGCCACGCGGGCCGCCGGCCGCCGTCCTCCGTTCTTCCGCGGTCAGCGGCGGCGAGGTCAGGGGCTTTCGGCCCGGGCCGCGCAGAGCTCCCACCACGATGTCCGGGCGCACCCATGAGGTGGGGGCGTCGGACAACGTGATGACGTCGAGGAAGGCCCGGGTGATCTGGGCACGGCCCGTCGCGGCGTGGACCAGCCGGTTGACGTAGCGGTTCACGAGCGCGCTCCCGGACCGCGGCTGCCGGCCCACCGCACCGGGATAGAGGATGTCCTGGGAGGTGGCCAGTTCCCAGGCGATGCCCGCGGGACGGGCGATGGCGCGCTGGACCTCGCGCGCGAGTCCGGGGGCACGGAGCCCGCTGCGGCCCACCGCGGCGCCGAGCTCGACGAGACCCTGCGCGGCCACCGCCATCCCCTGGCCGTAGAGCGGGTTGTACGTGGCCACCGAGTCGCCGACCACGACGAACCCGTCCGGCCAGGCGGGCGCCTGCTCGAAGTAGCGGCGCCGGTTGACCGTGCTGCGGGAGACGGTGACCTCCTCCGTGAGCGGTGTGGTCAGCGAGAGCAGCTCGCCCACCACGGGGTGCCGGACCGAGCGGGCGAAGGACTCGAACCGGTCGGGCTCGCGGGACGGCTCACCTCCCCGCGTGCCCGAGAGGGTCACCAGCCAGCGGCCCCGCTCGACGGGGACGATCGTCGCCGTCCGGCCCGGCACCGGCTCGCCGGGGTCGGACTGGACGTTGACGATGGGGAAGTCGTCGCTGCCCGCGGGCGCCCGGTAGAAGCGGCTGGCGTACACCAGCCCG contains these protein-coding regions:
- a CDS encoding FAD-dependent monooxygenase, which gives rise to MTPPDRTARSAAPRRAVVIGGGMAGMLAAAALADAADEVTVVERDALPAGPEPRRSLPQARHVHVLWSGGARAFERIMPGITDRWLAAGARRIPLPTGLVSMTAQGWLRRWPEMQYMIACTRDLLDWVVREQVLRMPAVRLLQGHEMRALEGTATRVTGVRVRTPEGKELTLDADLVVDAGGRGSRATQWLRDLGVDGIREAEVDSGLVYASRFYRAPAGSDDFPIVNVQSDPGEPVPGRTATIVPVERGRWLVTLSGTRGGEPSREPDRFESFARSVRHPVVGELLSLTTPLTEEVTVSRSTVNRRRYFEQAPAWPDGFVVVGDSVATYNPLYGQGMAVAAQGLVELGAAVGRSGLRAPGLAREVQRAIARPAGIAWELATSQDILYPGAVGRQPRSGSALVNRYVNRLVHAATGRAQITRAFLDVITLSDAPTSWVRPDIVVGALRGPGRKPLTSPPLTAEERRTAAGGPRGTSG